From the genome of Candidatus Dadabacteria bacterium, one region includes:
- a CDS encoding site-specific DNA-methyltransferase → MGKSTGQSFKRKADLDEFFGRKQLRGKILELPQQETFSPQVYYIHPNGKFYLGDCVNVMKDLDDESVDLVFADPPYNIKKADWDHFSSQKEYIDWSCVWIEQAARILKPTGSLYICGFSEIVADIKSPAMNFFHKCRWIIWHYKNKASLANDWGRSHESILHFRKTKKHKINVDAVRIPYSEHTLKYPSHPQAATSQYGNGKQHYWEPNPEGAKPKDVLEIPTTCNGMHEKTPHPTQKPEELLRKIILASSKEDDVVFDPFLGSGTTTVCAEQLKRKWIGCDLSQEYLDWAVERVELVEDWPIQKWRQYDFENLKRRNSIR, encoded by the coding sequence AGGCAAGATTCTAGAGTTGCCCCAACAAGAAACTTTTTCCCCCCAAGTTTACTACATTCACCCAAATGGAAAGTTTTATCTAGGGGACTGTGTGAACGTAATGAAAGACCTTGACGACGAATCTGTCGATCTGGTTTTTGCCGACCCTCCATATAATATCAAAAAAGCTGACTGGGACCACTTCAGTTCACAGAAAGAGTACATTGACTGGTCATGCGTCTGGATAGAACAGGCGGCCCGAATTCTCAAGCCAACAGGTTCGCTCTACATTTGCGGTTTTTCGGAAATAGTGGCTGATATTAAATCTCCGGCGATGAACTTTTTTCACAAATGCCGTTGGATAATCTGGCACTATAAAAACAAAGCGAGCCTAGCGAATGACTGGGGGAGGTCACATGAGAGCATTTTGCATTTTCGAAAAACAAAAAAGCATAAGATCAATGTTGATGCTGTGAGAATACCTTACTCGGAGCACACTTTGAAGTATCCCTCGCACCCACAAGCAGCTACAAGTCAATACGGAAACGGCAAACAGCACTACTGGGAACCCAATCCTGAAGGAGCCAAACCGAAAGATGTTCTGGAAATCCCGACGACTTGCAACGGAATGCACGAAAAAACCCCTCATCCTACGCAAAAGCCGGAGGAACTTCTACGTAAAATCATTCTTGCTTCGTCTAAAGAAGACGATGTAGTATTCGACCCGTTCCTCGGTTCTGGAACTACAACCGTTTGCGCGGAGCAACTCAAACGGAAATGGATAGGATGTGATTTGTCTCAGGAATATCTCGATTGGGCAGTAGAACGTGTTGAACTGGTTGAAGATTGGCCTATACAAAAATGGAGGCAATATGATTTCGAGAATCTTAAACGCAGAAATTCAATACGATGA